From the genome of Plectropomus leopardus isolate mb unplaced genomic scaffold, YSFRI_Pleo_2.0 unplaced_scaffold26756, whole genome shotgun sequence:
CCAAAGATTTGCTAAATTTGGGTGACTTTGttctcctctttcctttttgctaGTTTTCATGCATGTTTTAATCGGGTTCTTGCTAAATTTGGCTGATTctggtttggggttttttttgctagttttctggtatttttttccaaagttctCTTTAAGTTTGTGTAATTTGGGTGGTGGTTGTAAAAATGCTCAtagtttttgagagaaatcaagccaaactGCCTAGATTTTAAGGAGTTAACTTGTCTTCTGGTGGCACTAAATGATGTTTATATAGGCCGTCATATAACTGCATCACATTTAATCCAGTCGGAAAtatacaaaaagaaattaagaagcGCTTTcaacaaacatatttacaatTGTTGGATTGCTCATAAACTtaagcaaaaacacactgatacatggcttctttttcacatttatatgAGCTCTAGAGACTTAGGCCAGTGCCCCTTTAGCCCTCCAGTCCCGGGACAAAAGCCCCAGCAgctcttcttcatcctcctcctcctcaatgCTGGCATCTATCTCCATGTGTTCCTCCTTCCTGGGCGGGAACTTGCTCTTCACCACATCTCGCTTGTCTCTTAGCATTTCAACCCTCTTGTAACACTCAATTTGTTCATCGATTTCATCAATCTGACGCTCAAGGCGGCCCTCCTCGTCGTCCTCCGCCACGATGGCCTCTGACTTTGTGTTCACCTGTCGTATCTCCTTCTGAAACTCTTCCCACTCCTTATCCATTTGATCTTTGGGTGCGTCGACGTTGCGCACTTTGGCATCTCTTACAGGGTCGTCGAAGAAGCCCTCCGGCAGCGCCTCggctgtgttttctttcttttctgtgcttttttcctGCACTTCTGCTTTGAGGATGGACCCTGAGTGGGAGATGGCGGGTGTGGACGGGATGGAGCTGTCAAAGAAGTCAGCGGGGAGTCCCGCAGCAGCTTCAGCCTTTTGAGAAGGTGGAGTCCCTGCCTTCTCagcatcatcttcatcatcgtcGTCCTCATCATAAACCCCCGCCAACAAAGTCAGACCTGAAGTCTTTTGAGGAGCTCCCCTCTCGCTTGGTTTCTCAATGAAATCTGCTGGCAGTCCTGACGCAGACTGGCCTGCGCCTGAGGACGGTTTCACCTTTTTCAAGTTAGCGTCCTCGCTGTCCGGTGCTTTCCTCTTCAGTGGTTGAACCTGCGGTGCCACTGCTGGACTCTTTCCTCCCTTCAGCTCGTTAACTTTCTCTTTGTGCTGTTTTCCGAGAACATGCGCCGGCCACAGCAGCTCGGACTTCACCTGCACATTGCACAGGGTGCAGCTCAAGTGCCCGAGACTGTTGTATTTAGCAAAAGGAGACTCCACGCGCTTCTTGTCTGTtgattgtctttgtttttctctcatcaaGCGCCGAAGTTCCTCTTGATTCACAACTTTCTTCCCCTTCTTTGAGGACGCCATACTTGTAAACAACGCAGCTACTGTTGCTGTTAGCTAGCGAGCTACTTGCTGCGATAATGCTGACGCATAAAGATGACGTCAACCATTTTAACCCATGGatgttttaactttattgaaaaaaaatcacatttacaacAATAAGGCAAGTCAACGGTCAGTGAAATCTAAAGTCCTGGAATAGAGCAATATTATATTAGAAGGCCCTGGATTTTCCTTTTAGAAacagatataaaataataataataaaaaaaaacatttgattttcatttcatatgAGGACAGAAATGGCATGTATAGAACAGAAATAccactt
Proteins encoded in this window:
- the LOC121937589 gene encoding zinc finger protein 830-like, translating into MASSKKGKKVVNQEELRRLMREKQRQSTDKKRVESPFAKYNSLGHLSCTLCNVQVKSELLWPAHVLGKQHKEKVNELKGGKSPAVAPQVQPLKRKAPDSEDANLKKVKPSSGAGQSASGLPADFIEKPSERGAPQKTSGLTLLAGVYDEDDDDEDDAEKAGTPPSQKAEAAAGLPADFFDSSIPSTPAISHSGSILKAEVQEKSTEKKENTAEALPEGFFDDPVRDAKVRNVDAPKDQMDKEWEEFQKEIRQVNTKSEAIVAEDDEEGRLERQIDEIDEQIECYKRVEMLRDKRDVVKSKFPPRKEEHMEIDASIEEEEDEEELLGLLSRDWRAKGALA